The following are encoded in a window of Lagenorhynchus albirostris chromosome 3, mLagAlb1.1, whole genome shotgun sequence genomic DNA:
- the ELL gene encoding RNA polymerase II elongation factor ELL gives MAALKEARSYGLSCGRVSDGSKVSVFHVKLTDSALRAFESYRASQDSVSLRPSIRFQGSQGHISIPQPDCPTEPRTFSFYLSNIGRDSPQGSFDCIQQYVSSHGDVHLDCLGSIQDKITVCATDDSYQKARQSLAQAEEETRSRGAIVIKPGGRYLGKKVQFRKPAPGAVDAVPSRKRATPINLASAIKKTSAGSVSGGSGVSQRPFRDRVLHLLALRPYRKAELLLRLQKDGLAQADKDALDGLLQQVANVNAKDGTCTLKDCVYKDVQKDWPGYSEGDQKLLKRMLIRKLCQPQSSGGLPGDLAANSPPGEHGSSASPPQKRPQPPDFIDPLANKKPRISHFAQRGQPAVNGKLSVPHGREALLPTPGPLAGTDAHLPLRLAPPRAHDPLADVSNDLGHSGRDCERGEVAAPAPTECLSLPLLTDCAQPSRPHGASLHGKSKKKSKKHKDKERAAEDRHRPRPPDQMSGPLGAPPVAPGLNGTCSSSSVPTSTSETPDYLLKYATISSSEQRQSYKNDFNAEYSEYRDLHARIEQITRRFTQLDAQLRQLSQGSEEYETTRGQILQEYRKIKKTNTNYSQEKHRCEYLHSKLAHIKRLIAEYDQRQLQAWP, from the exons GACTCTGTTTCACTGAGACCTTCGATCCGATTTCAAGGAAGTCAGGGG CACATCTCCATCCCCCAGCCTGACTGCCCCACGGAGCCGCGGACGTTCTCCTTCTACCTCTCCAACATCGGCCGTGACAGCCCCCAGGGCAGCTTTGACTGCATCCAGCAATACGTCTCCAG CCATGGGGATGTCCACCTGGACTGCCTGGGCAGCATCCAGGACAAAATCACAGTGTGTGCCACCGACGACTCCTACCAGAAAGCGcggcagagcctggcacaggcTGAGGAGGAGACGCGGAGTCGAGGCGCCATCGTCATCAAGCCCGGAGGCCGTTACCTGG GCAAAAAGGTTCAGTTTCGGAAACCGGCCCCGGGGGCAGTGGATGCTGTGCCCTCCCGGAAGCGGGCGACCCCCATCAACCTGGCAAGCGCCATCAAGAAAACCAGCGCTGGCAGCGTTAGCGGGGGCAGCGGGGTGTCTCAGCGGCCCTTCCGTGACCGGGTGCTGCACCTCCTGGCGCTGAGGCCCTACCGGAAGGCCGAgctgctgctgaggctgcagAAGGACGGCCTGGCCCAGGCGGACAAGGACGCGCTGGACGGCCTCCTCCAGCAG GTAGCCAACGTGAATGCCAAGGATGGCACGTGCACGCTGAAGGACTGTGTGTACAAGGATGTGCAGAAGGACTGGCCCGGCTACTCAGAGGGGGACCAGAAGTTGCTGAAGCGGATGCTCATCCG GAAGTTGTGCCAGCCACAGAGCTCAGGCGGCCTCCCTGGGGACCTTGCGGCCAACAGTCCTCCGGGCGAGCATGGGAGCTCAGCCTCACCCCCTCAG aaACGGCCACAGCCTCCTGATTTCATCGACCCTCTGGCCAACAAGAAACCCAGGATATCGCACTTCGCCCAGAGAGGTCAGCCTGCAGTCAACGGGAAACTGAGTGTGCCCCACGGCCGTGAGGCCCTGCTTCCCACCCCGGGCCCACTGGCCGGTACAGACGCCCACCTGCCCCTGCGGCTGGCGCCACCACGGGCCCACGACCCCCTGGCCGACGTCAGCAATGACCTGGGCCACAGCGGCCGGGATTGCGAGCGTGGGGAAGTGGCCGCCCCGGCACCTACTGAGTGCCTCAGCCTGCCCCTGCTGACGGACTGTGCCCAGCCCAGCAGGCCCCACGGCGCCTCCTTGCACGGCAAGTCCAAGAAGAAATCCAAGAAGCACAAAGACAAGGAGAGGGCGGCTGAGGACAGGCACCGGCCCCGGCCGCCAGACCAGATGTCGGGCCCCCTTGGAGCCCCACCAGTCGCCCCGG GTTTAAATGGGACCTGCAGCAGCTCAAGTGTTCCCACATCGACCTCGGAGACTCCCGACTACTTGCT AAAATACGCCACTATCTCCTCCTCGGAGCAGCGCCAGAGCTACAAAAACGACTTCAATGCTGAGTATAGCGAGTACCGAGACCTGCACGCCCGCATCGAGCAGATCACGCGGCGCTTCACGCAGCTCGATGCCCAGCTCCGGCAGCTCTCCCAGGGCTCCGAGGAGTACGAG ACTACTCGTGGGCAGATTTTACAGGAATATCGAAAAATCAAGAAG ACCAACACCAACTACAGCCAGGAGAAGCACCGCTGCGAGTACCTGCACAGCAAGCTGGCCCACATCAAGAGGCTCATCGCTGAGTACGACCAGCGGCAGCTGCAGGCCTGGCCTTAG